The window GATGCCCATCGTCGAGCCGCTCATCGGCGGCAGTGGGCCGCTGCACCCGTTCATCCACGAGCTGGGGCTGCCGGTCGTCACCTCCGGTTGCGGCCATCCCCATAGCCGGGTCCATGCGCCCAACGAGAACATCCGCATCCCCGACTTCATCAACGGCATCAAGCACACGGCGCGGATCATCACCCGGTTTGCGGAAATGTAGATTGTGGGCCAGCTGACCGCATAATGATAGAACACGGATAACACGGATTGACGCGGATTAACACGGCAAGACATAGTTGCCGTGTCAATCCGCGCCAATCCGCGTCATCCGTGTTCTATTTCTTCCCGCGTTTGTATTGATTACCGCTACACCGACGCTTCGTAAGCCTGCCGCAGCCAACCCACCAGTTCCTCATCGGCCGCCTCCGGGCTGCCGAGGCGCACGCGGTGGGTGACCATGTTATTCCAGCTACCCGCCGCCTCCAGCCGCCCGTCCGGGGCCACGCCCTTGAGCTTGAGGCCCACGTCGAAGCGCTCGGCCGTGGCCGGATCGAGGATGGCGAACTTCTTGCCGCGGCGCGTCAGGCTTATGTAGGAGCGCGTGGGGGCCAGGGCCACGTCATCGCCGAACTGCCCGGCCGCGGCCACTAGCGCATCGTAGGTCGCCCGCCAGCCGGCCTTCTTGCCCGCGAAATGCGGATCGACCTGCGCCGCCTTACCAGCCGCCGGGGCTGTCCCCTCGCCACTGTAGAGGATGAGTTGGGCGATGGTGTTGGCCTGGCCGGGGTTCAACTTGTACTCCCCCTTGAGCCAGGTCATCAGATCATCGTAGCCGGCGATCCCCTTTTGCTCGGCCAGGGCGCGGTAGTCGTCGGCCGTCAGCCCGGTGGCCTCTTCGACCTTCGCCAGCTTGTCGGCCGCGTTATGGATGATCAGTTGGGCGATGGCGTTGGCATGACCGTGGCCCAATCCGTACTCGGTCTTGAGCCAGCTCATCAGCTCGCCATACTGGGTCAACCCTTTCGCCTTGGCCTCGGCGCGAAAATCTTCGGGCGTCTTGCCCGTCTTGGCCTTGATATTGTCCAGATAGGCCTGAAAAGACATAGTTGTATACTCCTCGGCTCCCTCTACTCGCTTAATCCGGCGACGATTTTGGCGATCCGTCGCTCCCTCGTCTCCTGGGCTTTGGCTTCCGTCACCTGCCGCACGTGCTCCTTGCGGGCTGAGTAGGCCAGCGCATCGAACGCGGCCCGCGCCCCCGGCCGGGCCGCCAGCGCCGCGGCCAAATCGTCGGGCAGTTCCACCGTGCGCGGCGCGGTGTCCAGTTCCAGCGTCACCTCCACCACGTCACCCGGAGCCACGCCGGCCGCCGCCCGCCGCTCCTGGCTCAGCGGCAACATATACACGTCGCCATAGGCGGCCACGGTGCTGCGATAGGTGAAGCCATTGACGGTGACGATGACCGGCGGCTTCTTCTTGCCGCCCAGCGCGGCGATGGCCTCGGCCGGCACGCGGATACCGGTGGCATTGACCTTGTCATCCAGCACAAGCGTCGTCGTGAAAGTCGTTTGCATCGCTTACCTCACTGCGTCCCATTCTTCTCGGCCGCGGCGATGGCCTCGCCGAAATCGAGCAGCGCCCGCACCCGCTCATCGCTGGGCGCTTCGGCATAGACGCGCAACACCGGCTCAGTGCCCGATGGCCGGATCAGCAGCCAACTGCCGTCGGCCAGATAATACTTGATGCCGTCGCTGGTGCGCACTTCTTCCACCGCCACGTGAGAGATGGCGTCGGGGGCCGTTTCCACCAGCTTGCGGGCCAACTCGGCCTTGACCACCGGCCGGGCCAGCTTCAAATCGGTGCGGGCGTATTGGGCCGGGCCGTAGGCGGCCAACAACTCATCCACCAACTCGTGCAGCGGCTTGCGCGCCTCGGCCATGACTTCCAACAGGAGAAGGCCCATCAGCACGCCGTCGCCCTCCGGGATGTGGCCGTGGATGCTCATGCCGCCCGACTCCTCGCCGCCCATCACCACGTTGTCGTCGATCATCAGGTCGGCGATGTGGTTGAAGCCGACCGGCGTTTCCACCACCGGCAGGCCGAACTCGGCGGCGATGCGGTCAATCATGCGCGTGGTCGAGACGGTACGCACCACCCGGCCCCGCCAGTTGCGCTTGCTCAGCAGATGGCGCAGGATCAGCCCGAAGATACGGTGCGGATCGACGAACTGCCCGCGGGCGTCCATCGCCCCAATGCGGTCGGCGTCGCCGTCGGTCGCCAGGCCGGCGTGGCGGTTGCCGTTCTGCATCACCGACGCCAGCAGGCTCAGATGCCGGGCGATGGGTTCGGGATGGATGCCGCCGAAGCCGGGGTTCATCTCGTCGCGCAGATTTTGCACGTCGGTGCGCGTGCGCATCAACATCTCGCTGATAGTCCGCCGCCCCGCGCCATACATGGCATCGTGGACGACGCGCAACTCCCCGGCGTGGATGATGTCGAGATCGACCAGCGTGCCCAGATGTTCGTAATAGGCCCAAGCGGGATCGAACTTGACCACGCGCTCGGTCCGCAGCGCCTCATCGTAATCCATCAGTTGTGGGGCGCGGCCGTTGGCCTCGTTTTCGGCCAGAAAGCGCTCCACCCGGCGGTGCTGCTCCGGGCTGGCGCTGCCGCCATAGGCCGCCTTCAGCTTCACGCCGTTGTAGCGCGGCGGGTTGTGGCTGGCGGTGATCATCACCCCGGCCGTCGCCTTGCGGTTCACCACGGCATAGCTGATGGCCGGCGTCGGCGTGTCGGCCCGCGCCAGCAGCGCCCGGATGTCGTTGGCGGCCATGACGCGGGCCACTTCGGCCGCGTAGCGATCCGACAGAAAGCGGGTGTCGAAGCCGATGACCACGCTGGGATCGGTCGCGTTCTCCTCGCGCACAAAATCGGCGATAGCCTGGGCCACGAGGCGCAGATTGGCAAAGGTGAATTCCTCACTGATGACGGCCCGCCAGCCGTCGGTTCCGAATTTTACTGTCATGGATTCTCCACTTGTCGGTTGCCGACCCGCTCCATCGGTGATGCGTTCCCCGGCGCGGGTTGACACCACCGGCGGGCTTGATTACTGATCGTAAGCCAGAATGATGACCAGATCGTTGACGTTGGTCGCCGTCGGGCCGGTCGTGACCAGGTGCGGCTCGGCCCGGCCCCGGCTCAGTTCATCGAGGCGAGCAAAAAACGTATGGCTATCATTGTTAGCCAGATGGGCCACCGGATCAAGGCCATAGGAGCGGGCCAGCCGCGCCGTTTCGCCGGTGATGACCGCCCCGGCCACCGGCGTGGGGCCGTCTTCGCCGTCGGTGCCGAAGCTGAGGACGGCCGCCCGCGGCTGCCGTTCCAGACCCAGCGCCGCGGCCAGGGCCAACTCCTGGCTCCGGCCACCCGTCCCCTGGCCGCGCACGATGACCGTCGTCTCGCCGCCCATGATCAGGCAATGGCCGGGCGGCAAGTCGCGGGCCACGCCGGCCGCCAACCGGCCGATCTCCCGCGCCTGCCCGTCCAGATGGGCCGTCAATAGCTGCCCCACAAAACCCAGACGAATCGCCGCGACCAACGCCGCCGTGGCCGCCAGCCGCACGTCGCCGATAATAAAATTTCGCACCGGGGCGCGCGGTGTTTTGTGCAGGTAGCGCGACTGGTTCAGCGCCAGCGCCAGCCGCCCCCATTCCTCGCGCTCCAACTGGCGGGCAATGTCGTAGCGGCCGAGTACCTGCACCGCGCCGACGACGAGGTCATCTTCGGGCACGGTCGGCCCGCTGCCGATCACGTTCAGCGGATTGCCGATGACGTCGGACAGGATCAGCCCGTAGCACGTGGCCGGGGACGCGGCGCGGGCCAGCCCGCCGCTCTTGATGCGGTCGATGGAGCGGCGCACGGCATTGAGTTCATTGATGGTGCAGCCGCTCTTCAACAGCAACCCCACCACCTTGCGCCAGTCGGCCAGCGGCAGCAGCGGCTGCGTCAATAGCGACGACGCCCCGCCGGAGATGAGACATAGCACGGCATCCTCGCGCCGCGCCCCGGCCAGCATCTCAACCACTGCCTTGGTGCCGGCCACACCCC is drawn from Candidatus Promineifilum breve and contains these coding sequences:
- a CDS encoding phosphoglucomutase/phosphomannomutase family protein, giving the protein MTVKFGTDGWRAVISEEFTFANLRLVAQAIADFVREENATDPSVVIGFDTRFLSDRYAAEVARVMAANDIRALLARADTPTPAISYAVVNRKATAGVMITASHNPPRYNGVKLKAAYGGSASPEQHRRVERFLAENEANGRAPQLMDYDEALRTERVVKFDPAWAYYEHLGTLVDLDIIHAGELRVVHDAMYGAGRRTISEMLMRTRTDVQNLRDEMNPGFGGIHPEPIARHLSLLASVMQNGNRHAGLATDGDADRIGAMDARGQFVDPHRIFGLILRHLLSKRNWRGRVVRTVSTTRMIDRIAAEFGLPVVETPVGFNHIADLMIDDNVVMGGEESGGMSIHGHIPEGDGVLMGLLLLEVMAEARKPLHELVDELLAAYGPAQYARTDLKLARPVVKAELARKLVETAPDAISHVAVEEVRTSDGIKYYLADGSWLLIRPSGTEPVLRVYAEAPSDERVRALLDFGEAIAAAEKNGTQ
- a CDS encoding glycerate kinase type-2 family protein, with protein sequence MSLLTPPIQPRFADYRRHIDGLVTAAISAADADAAVGRFLARDGRTLLVGPASNPERINLDEGRVYLVAAGKAAVPMARAALRVVGDDLAGGIVITKDVGGDPAAEFAERPITLFAGGHPVPDERGVAGTKAVVEMLAGARREDAVLCLISGGASSLLTQPLLPLADWRKVVGLLLKSGCTINELNAVRRSIDRIKSGGLARAASPATCYGLILSDVIGNPLNVIGSGPTVPEDDLVVGAVQVLGRYDIARQLEREEWGRLALALNQSRYLHKTPRAPVRNFIIGDVRLAATAALVAAIRLGFVGQLLTAHLDGQAREIGRLAAGVARDLPPGHCLIMGGETTVIVRGQGTGGRSQELALAAALGLERQPRAAVLSFGTDGEDGPTPVAGAVITGETARLARSYGLDPVAHLANNDSHTFFARLDELSRGRAEPHLVTTGPTATNVNDLVIILAYDQ
- a CDS encoding DUF4287 domain-containing protein, which codes for MSFQAYLDNIKAKTGKTPEDFRAEAKAKGLTQYGELMSWLKTEYGLGHGHANAIAQLIIHNAADKLAKVEEATGLTADDYRALAEQKGIAGYDDLMTWLKGEYKLNPGQANTIAQLILYSGEGTAPAAGKAAQVDPHFAGKKAGWRATYDALVAAAGQFGDDVALAPTRSYISLTRRGKKFAILDPATAERFDVGLKLKGVAPDGRLEAAGSWNNMVTHRVRLGSPEAADEELVGWLRQAYEASV
- a CDS encoding YdeI/OmpD-associated family protein, which encodes MQTTFTTTLVLDDKVNATGIRVPAEAIAALGGKKKPPVIVTVNGFTYRSTVAAYGDVYMLPLSQERRAAAGVAPGDVVEVTLELDTAPRTVELPDDLAAALAARPGARAAFDALAYSARKEHVRQVTEAKAQETRERRIAKIVAGLSE